A genomic segment from Nitrospira sp. encodes:
- a CDS encoding Protein-L-isoaspartate O-methyltransferase has protein sequence MRTDLKGLTVHQVRLSEPGVSLDGILSLPDSPKGVIAFAHGSGSGRFSPRNQLVARHLQTGGFATLLLDLLEPDEADDRRKVFDIDLLADRLLLAQIWLSTYPSTIGLATGYFGASTGAGAALQAAARKPEAVSAVVSRGGRPDLAGSYLSRVTAPTLLLVGGDDGPVIDMNREAFAQLTCPKQLMIIPGAGHLFEEAGTLEQVAVEAMSWFERYLTTPSPQ, from the coding sequence ATGCGAACCGATCTCAAGGGATTAACCGTTCATCAGGTCAGACTCAGCGAGCCCGGAGTTTCCCTCGATGGGATCCTCAGTCTTCCCGACTCCCCCAAGGGCGTCATCGCCTTTGCCCATGGCAGCGGCAGCGGACGCTTCAGCCCTCGCAACCAATTGGTCGCGCGCCATCTGCAAACGGGCGGATTCGCAACCCTGTTGCTGGACCTGCTCGAACCGGACGAGGCAGACGATCGCCGGAAGGTCTTCGACATCGACCTGCTCGCCGACCGACTCCTCCTTGCACAGATCTGGTTGAGCACATATCCGAGCACGATCGGACTGGCCACAGGGTACTTCGGCGCCAGTACGGGAGCCGGCGCGGCGCTGCAGGCGGCGGCACGCAAGCCCGAAGCGGTGAGCGCCGTCGTGTCACGCGGCGGACGGCCGGATCTGGCAGGATCCTATTTGAGCAGGGTGACGGCCCCGACCCTATTGCTTGTCGGCGGAGATGACGGACCGGTGATCGACATGAACCGGGAGGCCTTCGCACAACTCACCTGCCCGAAACAGTTGATGATCATCCCCGGTGCCGGTCACCTGTTCGAAGAGGCGGGAACCCTGGAACAAGTCGCCGTAGAGGCGATGTCTTGGTTTGAACGGTATCTGACCACCCCGTCACCGCAATGA
- a CDS encoding Universal stress protein family has protein sequence MNLLVAVDGSDNSYEAVRALKYLRRADTLTLLHVVDVPRPAYPAMLPEVAKELYAQLERSMKEDGDLLLTRVHSLLPPNSGPVIKRQEVGSPAEVIVTTAESLHTDLILMGARGLGPVKERLFGSVSHRVLSFAPCAKLLLKGPLRDLKQVLLPLQGPNDAEAALRFLQQQPFREPVQLHLMTVLPPTRPPWPVDNAAAETLEAQVLQHARDFVDDVATKIRALGHASRSTSVLGSPATTIVQEAEKMGADLIMVGSRGRRGITRFVLGSVSHAILHQASCPVLVFE, from the coding sequence ATGAATCTTCTTGTCGCAGTCGACGGCTCCGACAATTCCTACGAAGCAGTGCGGGCACTTAAATATCTCCGACGGGCCGATACCCTGACACTCCTCCATGTCGTGGACGTACCACGACCGGCTTATCCGGCGATGCTCCCGGAGGTAGCCAAGGAACTCTATGCTCAACTGGAGCGGAGCATGAAGGAAGACGGCGATCTCCTTCTGACCCGCGTCCATTCCCTGCTCCCGCCCAATAGCGGACCGGTCATCAAGCGGCAAGAAGTCGGCTCGCCGGCGGAAGTCATCGTCACCACTGCGGAGTCCCTCCATACGGACCTCATTCTCATGGGAGCCAGGGGTCTCGGGCCGGTCAAGGAACGGCTGTTCGGCAGCGTTTCCCATCGGGTCCTGAGTTTCGCCCCCTGCGCGAAACTGCTGCTGAAGGGCCCGCTCCGCGACCTGAAGCAGGTCCTGCTGCCGTTGCAAGGCCCCAATGACGCGGAGGCGGCCCTGCGCTTTCTCCAACAACAACCCTTTCGGGAGCCGGTGCAGCTGCACCTGATGACCGTCCTGCCGCCGACCCGTCCACCCTGGCCGGTGGACAATGCCGCCGCCGAAACGTTGGAAGCGCAAGTCCTTCAACATGCGCGTGATTTCGTGGATGATGTGGCGACCAAGATCCGCGCGCTCGGACATGCGTCCCGCAGCACCAGTGTCCTGGGCAGTCCCGCGACGACAATCGTGCAGGAAGCGGAAAAAATGGGAGCGGACCTCATCATGGTGGGGTCTCGCGGCAGACGAGGCATCACCCGCTTCGTCCTGGGCAGTGTTTCCCACGCGATCCTCCACCAGGCATCCTGCCCGGTGCTGGTGTTCGAATAG